One genomic segment of Fervidobacterium pennivorans includes these proteins:
- the fsa gene encoding fructose-6-phosphate aldolase, with translation MKIFLDTANLEEIRQGVEWGIVDGVTTNPTLIAKEGADFEKRIKEICELVQGPVSAEVISLNWEGMVEEARKLAAIDEHVVIKIPMTPDGIKAVKILSAEGIRTNVTLVFSANQALLAAKAGATYVSPFVGRIDDNGNDGLKLLEEIMQIFANYGFETEVIAASIRHPMHVVEAALIGVDIATVPFDVLKKMFMHPLTDVGIKRFLQDWESYKSSKK, from the coding sequence ATGAAAATCTTTCTCGATACAGCGAATCTTGAGGAGATAAGGCAGGGAGTGGAGTGGGGAATAGTAGATGGAGTTACAACAAACCCAACACTCATAGCAAAAGAAGGAGCAGATTTCGAAAAACGTATAAAGGAGATATGCGAGCTTGTCCAAGGACCTGTCTCTGCTGAGGTTATCTCTTTGAACTGGGAAGGCATGGTCGAAGAAGCTAGAAAACTTGCCGCAATCGACGAACATGTGGTAATAAAAATTCCAATGACTCCTGATGGAATAAAAGCTGTGAAGATACTATCAGCCGAAGGTATAAGAACAAACGTGACACTTGTTTTTAGTGCAAACCAAGCCTTACTCGCAGCGAAAGCTGGTGCAACGTATGTTAGTCCTTTCGTAGGAAGAATAGATGACAACGGTAACGATGGACTGAAATTGTTGGAAGAAATCATGCAAATTTTCGCTAATTATGGTTTTGAAACAGAAGTAATTGCCGCAAGTATAAGACACCCAATGCACGTTGTGGAAGCTGCACTTATAGGTGTGGATATAGCAACAGTTCCATTCGATGTGCTTAAGAAGATGTTTATGCATCCGTTAACCGATGTTGGGATAAAGAGATTCTTGCAAGACTGGGAATCTTACAAATCTTCGAAAAAGTAA
- the aspS gene encoding aspartate--tRNA ligase — protein sequence MYRTHNCGELRLKDEGKQVKLAGWVDRIRDLGGVKFIVLRDRYGKTQVVVNPDSPVYSIVNTISREDVINVEGIVRARPNEAVTSEPTGEIEILAEKIEILSKSELPPFYPGDEVSEEMRLKYRYLDIRNPKMANNLIVRHKMAFHAREFLTSKDFLEIETPYLTKSTPEGARDFLVPSRLKKGTFYALPQSPQLFKQILMISGMDKYFQIVRCFRDEDLRADRQPEFTQIDIEMSFVHMEDVLNLAEDLIRYIYSKVGIHLPEKFDRIPYEEAMEKYGSDKPDRRYGMELHDLTIHFANTQFKIVADVLAKGGSVKGFKTHIPMSRKIADEYSEFVKTFGLGGILWFKIENGQIASTTAKYLENEYLEISKAFEMKEGDVVILAAHDNRERLNEALGALRLKIGKEHFKVEGFDALWIVDFPFLEWSEEENRFVARHHPFTMPYVEDLENGVELSKIRAHAYDMVINGYEVGGGSIRIHRKDIQEKVFDIIGLTKEEMEEKFGFFLEALKYGVPPHGGIAFGLDRLVTIAVGADSIREVIAFPKTSSGTCLLTNAPSTVSQKQLEELGISLR from the coding sequence ATGTATCGAACTCATAATTGTGGTGAGCTCCGCTTAAAAGACGAAGGAAAGCAAGTGAAACTTGCGGGTTGGGTTGACAGAATCAGAGACCTCGGCGGTGTTAAGTTCATAGTCCTCAGAGATAGGTATGGAAAAACGCAAGTTGTTGTAAATCCGGATTCACCAGTTTACTCGATTGTCAATACAATTTCCAGAGAAGACGTCATCAATGTTGAAGGCATTGTTCGAGCAAGGCCAAATGAAGCGGTGACTTCTGAACCTACCGGAGAGATAGAAATTCTCGCGGAGAAAATCGAAATTCTCTCAAAATCCGAACTACCGCCATTTTATCCGGGTGATGAAGTTTCGGAAGAAATGCGTTTGAAATACAGATACTTGGACATTCGAAATCCAAAGATGGCAAATAACCTCATAGTCAGGCACAAAATGGCGTTCCATGCTAGAGAATTCTTAACAAGCAAAGACTTTTTGGAAATTGAAACTCCATACCTTACAAAAAGTACCCCAGAGGGTGCGCGGGACTTTCTTGTTCCATCTCGTTTGAAAAAGGGGACATTTTACGCCCTTCCACAGAGCCCGCAGTTATTTAAACAAATACTCATGATTTCAGGAATGGATAAATATTTCCAAATAGTACGCTGCTTCCGGGATGAAGACCTGAGAGCGGATAGACAACCTGAATTTACCCAAATTGATATAGAAATGTCTTTTGTCCACATGGAAGATGTCCTGAACCTTGCCGAAGACCTGATAAGATACATTTACTCAAAGGTGGGGATACACCTTCCCGAAAAATTTGATAGAATCCCATATGAAGAAGCGATGGAAAAATATGGGTCAGACAAGCCTGACCGAAGGTATGGAATGGAACTACATGACCTAACAATTCACTTCGCTAACACGCAGTTCAAAATCGTGGCAGATGTTCTTGCAAAAGGTGGTTCAGTAAAAGGTTTTAAAACACACATACCTATGAGTAGAAAAATAGCTGACGAATACTCAGAATTTGTAAAGACTTTCGGCCTAGGTGGCATTCTTTGGTTTAAAATTGAAAATGGTCAAATCGCATCAACGACAGCAAAGTATTTAGAAAATGAATATTTGGAAATCTCAAAAGCATTCGAAATGAAGGAAGGAGACGTTGTCATACTTGCAGCACATGATAATAGAGAGAGGCTGAATGAAGCATTGGGTGCTCTAAGGCTAAAGATAGGAAAAGAGCATTTCAAAGTGGAAGGTTTCGATGCCCTTTGGATTGTAGACTTCCCGTTCCTTGAATGGAGCGAAGAAGAGAATAGATTCGTCGCTCGACATCATCCATTCACAATGCCATACGTAGAAGACTTAGAAAACGGAGTGGAACTTTCAAAAATCCGAGCACATGCGTACGATATGGTTATAAACGGATATGAAGTCGGTGGGGGAAGTATAAGAATTCACAGGAAGGATATACAAGAGAAAGTTTTTGATATAATTGGTTTGACAAAAGAAGAGATGGAGGAGAAATTTGGATTCTTCTTGGAAGCACTTAAATACGGCGTACCTCCGCACGGAGGAATTGCATTCGGACTGGACAGACTAGTAACAATAGCAGTTGGGGCTGATAGTATCAGAGAGGTTATCGCATTCCCAAAAACATCTAGTGGGACTTGTTTATTAACCAACGCACCATCGACAGTTTCACAAAAACAGCTTGAAGAGCTTGGAATCTCTTTGAGGTAA
- the hemW gene encoding radical SAM family heme chaperone HemW, translating to MLFKSLQEGLGVYIHIPFCKSRCVYCDFVSFVDRSYDEYTEYLLKEVEMYKEYLSEGVTTLYIGGGTPSIFPLQNLARMVKSISIYAKNSFQEFTIEVNPDSFDLNLAVEYKALGVNRLSMGLQSTDDNVLKRSGRLYDFETFLRKYDIARRYFDNVNVDFIVGLPGETWKTIQENVRFVSDFVPDHVSVYMLEIHSENGAGVLKKPDEQTFQRYDEFLNALRALGYERYEISNFTINGKYCLHNLKYWFNTDYIGLGVAAGGHIGFLRYNNFEKLSDYFLAISEGRLPRSYEVFNTPEREALETLFMSLRTKWGSDLEYVKRKTGVDPKDVLDILKRRFEFFDGEKLTEQGMDFSNLFFVTLLSVWEEYFK from the coding sequence ATGCTTTTCAAGAGTCTTCAGGAAGGATTAGGGGTATACATACATATTCCATTCTGCAAAAGTCGTTGTGTATACTGTGATTTTGTGAGTTTTGTAGATAGAAGTTACGATGAGTATACGGAATACTTGTTGAAAGAGGTAGAGATGTATAAAGAGTATCTCAGTGAAGGTGTTACAACATTGTACATAGGTGGCGGAACTCCAAGCATATTTCCTTTGCAGAACCTTGCCAGGATGGTTAAGTCCATTTCTATTTATGCAAAAAATAGTTTTCAAGAGTTTACGATAGAAGTTAACCCCGACTCTTTCGATTTAAACTTAGCTGTTGAATACAAAGCGCTTGGAGTAAATAGACTGAGCATGGGACTGCAAAGTACAGATGACAACGTGCTTAAGAGGTCTGGTAGATTATATGATTTTGAAACATTTTTGAGAAAGTACGACATTGCCCGAAGGTATTTTGATAACGTGAATGTAGATTTTATTGTAGGATTACCTGGAGAAACATGGAAAACTATTCAAGAGAACGTTAGGTTTGTGAGCGATTTTGTGCCTGACCATGTTTCCGTTTATATGTTGGAGATTCATTCAGAAAACGGTGCCGGTGTACTAAAAAAGCCAGACGAACAGACGTTTCAAAGGTATGATGAGTTTTTAAATGCACTAAGAGCACTTGGATATGAGAGGTATGAGATTTCTAATTTTACCATCAACGGTAAATATTGTTTACACAATTTAAAGTATTGGTTTAATACAGACTACATAGGTTTGGGTGTTGCCGCAGGTGGTCATATAGGTTTTCTGAGGTATAATAACTTCGAGAAATTGAGTGACTATTTTTTGGCAATCTCCGAAGGTAGATTACCCAGGTCTTACGAAGTGTTCAATACACCCGAAAGAGAAGCATTAGAAACACTCTTTATGTCGTTAAGAACAAAATGGGGTTCTGACCTTGAGTATGTCAAACGAAAAACAGGTGTAGATCCAAAGGATGTACTTGATATCCTTAAAAGAAGGTTTGAATTTTTTGATGGTGAAAAACTTACAGAGCAAGGTATGGACTTTAGTAACCTATTTTTCGTAACACTTCTTAGTGTTTGGGAGGAGTATTTCAAGTGA
- the cmk gene encoding (d)CMP kinase encodes MHCKIAIDGPAGSGKTTVAKEIAKRLGIDYLDTGAMYRIVGLYLHNCGVSPDSTEEIEKTLSTVSIEYKDGKYYLNGKQVGDEIRTAEAGIYASRYGANPVVRKFLTKIQKEICATRSIVAEGRDIGTVVMPDAQVKIFLIASPEVRAKRRYEELKSKGLEVSYDELLKQIIERDKLDSSREIAPLVKAEDAIEIDSSNLSVEDVVQKILEIIKERCSLNFQKTVR; translated from the coding sequence TTGCATTGTAAAATCGCAATAGACGGACCAGCCGGCTCCGGAAAAACTACTGTTGCAAAAGAAATTGCCAAAAGGCTGGGGATTGATTACCTTGATACGGGTGCGATGTATCGCATCGTTGGGCTTTATCTTCATAACTGTGGTGTGAGTCCAGATTCAACGGAAGAAATCGAAAAGACGTTAAGTACCGTTTCAATAGAATACAAAGATGGAAAGTACTATTTAAATGGCAAGCAAGTAGGAGACGAGATACGAACAGCAGAAGCAGGCATTTACGCATCACGTTACGGTGCAAACCCTGTAGTGAGAAAATTTTTAACAAAAATTCAAAAAGAAATCTGTGCCACGAGGAGCATCGTTGCCGAAGGGCGCGATATAGGTACTGTCGTCATGCCAGATGCCCAAGTTAAAATTTTCCTCATCGCTTCTCCAGAAGTCAGAGCAAAAAGAAGATATGAAGAACTCAAAAGCAAAGGTTTAGAAGTTAGCTACGATGAGCTTCTTAAACAAATAATAGAGAGGGACAAACTCGATTCTTCCAGAGAAATAGCACCTCTGGTTAAGGCAGAAGATGCTATTGAAATTGACTCTTCCAATCTAAGTGTTGAAGATGTAGTTCAAAAGATTCTGGAAATAATTAAAGAGCGGTGCAGTCTAAATTTTCAAAAGACAGTAAGGTGA
- a CDS encoding FtsW/RodA/SpoVE family cell cycle protein, with translation MRAELKATLVTYLVLFVIGALAMYSLDLAKEQVFNTSSNFFVKHVVTMAVSLFLMLIVKNIPFSFYERYDKWLYAIGIVLLGVVFLFPPINGAHRWIHIGGFTLQPSEFAKIILILYLSIYAKKHKAKMSEVWTGMLLPLLYALVYVGLIVLEPNLSTAMFTFLIAAVTLYYGGTKLRYFLVAVVVIVIAVVIASTTGLLHSYQLGRLRYFFSGELAPQVEIALKTLKNSGPTGVGIGNSWLKVYVPEAESDFVLAVIGEDFGFFGIILVCVMYMFLSYSLMRLGSYIEDTALRVFTWSYATVILFHVTINLGVFAGLFPVTGIPLPFISTGGSSMMALLIGFGIILSGLFGKEENEKRENIKISKEGESM, from the coding sequence GTGAGAGCAGAACTCAAAGCTACTCTGGTCACTTATCTGGTGCTTTTTGTTATTGGAGCTTTGGCAATGTATAGCTTGGACCTTGCGAAAGAACAGGTTTTCAATACCTCGAGCAATTTTTTTGTAAAACATGTAGTCACAATGGCTGTTAGTCTGTTTCTCATGCTGATTGTAAAGAATATACCTTTCAGTTTTTATGAAAGGTACGATAAATGGCTCTATGCGATTGGTATTGTTTTGCTAGGGGTAGTATTTCTATTCCCTCCGATAAATGGTGCACACAGATGGATACACATCGGAGGGTTCACATTACAACCTTCCGAGTTTGCTAAAATCATACTAATACTTTATCTATCGATTTATGCGAAAAAACACAAAGCAAAGATGTCTGAAGTTTGGACAGGAATGTTATTACCGCTCTTATATGCATTGGTTTACGTCGGTTTGATTGTCCTCGAACCGAATTTAAGCACAGCCATGTTTACGTTTTTGATAGCCGCAGTTACTTTGTATTACGGTGGTACGAAGCTAAGGTATTTTCTTGTAGCTGTTGTAGTAATTGTTATTGCAGTTGTAATTGCTTCAACGACAGGTCTATTGCATTCTTACCAGCTTGGTAGGTTGCGATACTTCTTCAGTGGGGAATTAGCACCGCAGGTAGAGATAGCGCTGAAGACTTTGAAAAACTCAGGACCAACAGGTGTGGGAATAGGTAACAGTTGGTTGAAGGTTTATGTTCCTGAAGCGGAGAGTGATTTTGTCTTGGCAGTCATTGGAGAAGATTTTGGCTTTTTTGGTATAATCCTTGTTTGTGTGATGTACATGTTTTTGAGTTATTCACTCATGAGATTGGGAAGTTACATAGAAGACACAGCACTTCGTGTCTTTACTTGGTCGTATGCAACAGTTATACTTTTCCATGTGACAATAAATCTTGGAGTTTTCGCCGGGCTTTTCCCGGTGACTGGTATCCCGCTACCTTTTATAAGCACAGGCGGAAGCTCCATGATGGCACTTTTGATAGGCTTTGGGATAATACTCTCAGGATTATTTGGAAAAGAAGAGAACGAAAAACGGGAGAATATAAAAATTTCAAAAGAAGGAGAGAGCATGTAA
- the gatB gene encoding Asp-tRNA(Asn)/Glu-tRNA(Gln) amidotransferase subunit GatB — MEKAKRYKPVIGLEIHVQLSTKTKAFCNCSADVFDLEPNTSICPVCTGQPGALPVPSMEMFELGVRLGLALNCKINRYSRFDRKNYFYPDLPKGYQITQFFYPLAEHGFLEVEGKRVRIRRIHLEEDAGKLMHAGDNITEADYSLVDMNRCGVPLAEIVTEPDIESPEQARIFMEKLRSILRYIGVSSGDMEKGAMRCDANISVVDTLTGKQSNKVEVKNMNSFRFVEKALEYEYERIVEHLEKGLDVERETRGWNLSTKTTVSMRSKEEAHDYRYFPEPDIPPVVLDDEFIEKIKATIGELPEQRLKRFVETYGLNTKEVWALVEDKEIGDLYEEAVKKSGEPKEVANWFLTELFRLYGEYEKEKLFVSADTFVEVINLMKDGTISRNMAKDVFQESLLTGKMPKQIVEEKGLKQIDDTALIEQIAKKVIESHPKEVETFKAGKEGLFGFFVGQVMKELKGKANPKTVNEILNKLLRN; from the coding sequence ATGGAAAAGGCGAAGAGATATAAGCCTGTCATAGGGCTTGAAATACATGTTCAATTGAGCACAAAAACGAAGGCATTTTGCAACTGTAGTGCGGATGTATTCGATTTGGAACCTAACACTTCAATATGTCCTGTATGCACGGGTCAGCCCGGTGCTTTGCCTGTACCGTCAATGGAGATGTTTGAATTAGGAGTTAGGTTAGGATTGGCTTTGAATTGTAAGATAAACAGGTACTCAAGATTTGATAGGAAGAACTACTTCTATCCGGACTTGCCAAAGGGGTATCAGATTACTCAGTTCTTTTATCCACTTGCTGAACACGGATTTTTGGAAGTTGAAGGTAAAAGGGTTCGAATAAGAAGAATACACTTAGAAGAGGATGCTGGAAAATTGATGCATGCTGGAGATAACATCACCGAAGCTGATTACTCACTTGTTGACATGAACAGATGTGGGGTGCCATTGGCTGAAATTGTTACTGAACCTGATATAGAATCTCCAGAGCAAGCAAGGATATTTATGGAGAAACTAAGGAGCATTTTGAGATACATAGGCGTAAGTAGTGGAGATATGGAAAAGGGAGCTATGCGTTGCGATGCAAATATTTCAGTCGTAGACACTCTAACGGGAAAGCAGAGCAACAAAGTAGAGGTCAAAAACATGAACTCTTTTAGGTTCGTTGAAAAGGCTCTTGAATACGAGTATGAACGCATTGTAGAGCATTTGGAAAAAGGGCTAGACGTGGAAAGGGAAACAAGAGGCTGGAATTTAAGCACTAAAACTACGGTGAGTATGAGAAGTAAAGAAGAAGCACACGATTACAGATACTTTCCAGAACCGGATATACCACCTGTCGTGCTTGATGACGAGTTTATTGAGAAAATCAAAGCAACAATTGGGGAGTTGCCAGAACAAAGGCTCAAAAGATTTGTAGAAACTTACGGTTTGAACACAAAAGAAGTTTGGGCACTTGTTGAAGACAAAGAGATTGGTGACTTGTACGAAGAGGCTGTGAAAAAATCAGGAGAACCTAAAGAGGTTGCAAACTGGTTCTTAACAGAACTTTTTAGATTGTATGGCGAGTACGAAAAAGAGAAGCTATTTGTTAGTGCAGATACGTTTGTAGAGGTTATCAACTTAATGAAGGATGGAACCATTTCACGGAATATGGCAAAGGACGTTTTCCAAGAATCGTTACTCACAGGTAAAATGCCAAAACAGATAGTTGAAGAGAAAGGTTTAAAACAGATAGACGACACTGCGTTGATAGAGCAGATTGCAAAGAAGGTTATCGAGAGCCATCCAAAAGAGGTTGAGACTTTCAAAGCTGGAAAAGAAGGCCTCTTTGGTTTCTTCGTTGGACAAGTTATGAAAGAGCTCAAAGGCAAGGCAAATCCAAAGACGGTGAACGAAATATTGAACAAACTGCTAAGAAACTAA
- a CDS encoding flavin reductase family protein, with the protein MNQLTFELRSGKYYYHYPFPVAIIGVKVDEKVNFMSVAWHTQLSFDPPLYGILISPKRYTNELIKQTDAFSVNFLKFEDYKIAGFVGRTSGKDLDKVKTFELKYFDGKVLPVPVLENAIACYECKIVDQKTYGDHILYVGEIVGIHYDKTYYDNGLSKSLLLYHGNDRYTYALNKSIKFGKEEVYNELSNKKV; encoded by the coding sequence ATGAACCAATTAACATTTGAACTGAGAAGTGGTAAATATTATTATCATTACCCATTTCCTGTTGCTATAATAGGAGTCAAGGTTGACGAAAAGGTAAATTTCATGTCCGTAGCGTGGCATACACAACTTTCTTTTGACCCGCCGCTATATGGTATCTTAATCTCACCAAAAAGATACACAAACGAGCTTATAAAACAAACAGATGCATTTTCTGTCAATTTTCTGAAGTTCGAAGATTACAAAATAGCCGGCTTTGTCGGAAGAACATCAGGAAAGGACTTAGATAAAGTTAAAACATTCGAACTAAAATACTTTGATGGGAAAGTTCTTCCTGTGCCTGTTTTAGAAAACGCAATAGCTTGTTATGAATGCAAAATAGTAGACCAAAAAACATACGGAGACCATATATTATACGTCGGCGAAATTGTTGGAATACATTACGATAAAACATACTACGACAATGGACTTTCAAAATCGTTGCTGCTCTACCATGGTAACGATAGATACACATACGCTCTAAACAAAAGCATAAAGTTCGGCAAAGAAGAAGTTTACAACGAACTTAGCAACAAAAAAGTTTAA
- a CDS encoding STAS domain-containing protein: MAIKFDKREEKDKLIISIHGEIDAYHSGEVKKFLKDAINETKLPKIVLDMSEVNYIDSAGLGSLVALYKDARMAEKELVLASLKQTVMRIFEMTRLDRVFKIVQTVEEA, from the coding sequence ATGGCTATTAAGTTCGACAAAAGGGAAGAAAAGGATAAACTGATTATCTCTATTCACGGCGAGATAGATGCGTACCATTCTGGAGAGGTCAAAAAGTTTCTTAAAGATGCCATAAATGAAACAAAGTTACCAAAAATCGTCCTTGATATGTCGGAAGTAAATTACATTGACAGTGCTGGTCTTGGTAGCTTGGTTGCACTCTACAAAGATGCCAGGATGGCCGAAAAAGAACTCGTTCTCGCCTCACTAAAACAAACCGTTATGAGAATATTCGAAATGACACGACTCGATAGAGTATTCAAAATTGTGCAGACTGTTGAGGAGGCATGA
- a CDS encoding UDP-N-acetylglucosamine--N-acetylmuramyl-(pentapeptide) pyrophosphoryl-undecaprenol N-acetylglucosamine transferase → MLEKKIATDRPLKIAVAGGVTGGHFYPNLAVLEEFQKRREIEVLYFCVEGKIEERVLPKFHPEFKRFSVRVKGLRRPIFHPENVLRFSKLVLNSIIIRRELERFSPDFVYVSGGYVSYPVALAGKKLGVPVYVQEQNTIPGKANVTISKFAKKVFVSFEECVEKFPQEVREKIMVTGNPIWAREGKVELVHPTVIVIGGSGGSEFLNKITLDIAKLLPGVHFILSTGGKKVEGDVPGNVQVVDYIENMYAYWRSVDLAITRAGATTISELIYFNVPAVVVPWEGATESHQVVNAKIIERKGLGVMIKESEYEPDKLAETIKQLLAKGRNFQERENPAKRIVDEIERDILAI, encoded by the coding sequence ATGTTGGAGAAAAAAATAGCAACAGATAGACCGTTAAAGATAGCTGTTGCCGGCGGGGTTACCGGCGGGCATTTTTACCCAAATCTAGCGGTGTTGGAGGAGTTCCAGAAAAGAAGAGAGATTGAAGTATTATATTTCTGTGTTGAAGGTAAAATAGAAGAACGGGTACTTCCAAAGTTTCATCCGGAGTTCAAAAGGTTCAGTGTAAGGGTAAAGGGCTTGCGTAGACCGATATTTCATCCAGAAAATGTGCTAAGGTTTTCGAAGTTGGTTTTAAATTCGATAATCATAAGAAGAGAACTTGAAAGATTTTCTCCTGATTTTGTCTACGTATCTGGTGGTTATGTAAGTTATCCAGTTGCTTTAGCAGGTAAAAAGCTCGGTGTTCCTGTATACGTCCAAGAACAAAATACTATACCAGGGAAGGCGAACGTAACTATTTCGAAATTTGCTAAAAAGGTCTTTGTCTCATTTGAAGAATGTGTGGAAAAATTTCCCCAAGAGGTGCGAGAAAAGATAATGGTTACTGGTAATCCTATCTGGGCAAGGGAAGGGAAGGTAGAGCTAGTTCACCCCACGGTGATAGTTATAGGTGGTAGTGGCGGTAGCGAGTTTCTAAACAAAATTACGTTAGATATTGCAAAGTTACTGCCAGGTGTGCATTTTATTCTGTCTACCGGTGGCAAGAAAGTAGAAGGAGATGTTCCTGGTAACGTTCAAGTCGTGGATTATATAGAAAACATGTACGCATACTGGCGGAGTGTTGACTTGGCGATAACACGGGCTGGTGCAACAACTATTTCTGAGCTGATTTACTTTAACGTTCCTGCTGTTGTTGTACCTTGGGAAGGTGCTACTGAATCTCACCAGGTTGTAAACGCAAAAATCATTGAAAGAAAGGGACTTGGAGTAATGATTAAGGAAAGTGAGTATGAACCCGACAAGTTGGCTGAAACGATAAAACAATTACTGGCAAAAGGTAGGAATTTTCAAGAGCGCGAAAATCCTGCGAAGAGAATAGTAGATGAGATAGAACGAGACATATTAGCCATTTAG
- the gatA gene encoding Asp-tRNA(Asn)/Glu-tRNA(Gln) amidotransferase subunit GatA, whose translation MEERVLNSEEFKKLTLREAIEFAKSDDLGILVKRALEVIEKEDKILNAFISVNKQAPRGVPIGIKDNINVQGIETTCASKILKGYIATYDATVVKKLKENGFSVVGKTNLDEFAMGASTEYSAFGPTRNPHDTQRVAGGSSGGSAAAVASGEVVAALGSDTGGSIRQPAAFCGVVGFKPSYGLVSRYGLVAFASSLDQIGPITKTVEDSAILMNIIAGKDENDSTTVDRKIDFTQFIGKELPRMKIAVAKQSFNDGVEEGVKGKIDEFIKFLESLGHFVDMVDLDEIKYSVATYYIIAPAEVSSNLSRFDGVKYGLRVSAEGLREMYERTRGIGFGDEVKRRILIGTFTLSAAYYDAYFEKAQKVRRKISTKLNSVFEQYDFIVTPTSPIVAFKIGSVSDPLVYYMMDIFTIPANLAGLPAISIPFGKVEHLPVGIQIMGPRFSDAKVLGFADYIERHLGEKGA comes from the coding sequence TTGGAAGAGAGGGTTTTGAATTCCGAGGAATTTAAAAAACTGACACTCAGAGAAGCTATTGAATTTGCAAAAAGTGACGATTTAGGAATACTTGTGAAAAGAGCGTTAGAAGTCATTGAAAAAGAAGACAAGATTTTGAATGCGTTTATAAGTGTAAACAAGCAAGCTCCAAGAGGAGTCCCTATAGGGATAAAGGATAACATAAATGTTCAAGGAATTGAAACCACATGTGCATCGAAGATATTGAAAGGATACATTGCTACCTACGATGCTACGGTCGTGAAGAAACTCAAAGAAAATGGATTTTCTGTTGTTGGAAAGACAAATCTCGATGAGTTTGCAATGGGAGCGAGTACAGAGTACTCCGCCTTTGGACCAACAAGAAATCCGCATGACACGCAAAGAGTTGCGGGCGGAAGTAGTGGAGGCTCGGCTGCAGCTGTAGCATCTGGAGAAGTAGTTGCAGCGCTTGGAAGTGACACAGGAGGTTCGATTAGACAACCAGCCGCCTTTTGTGGTGTTGTAGGTTTTAAACCATCTTACGGTTTGGTCTCGCGATACGGACTTGTCGCTTTTGCTTCTTCACTGGACCAGATAGGACCTATCACAAAGACGGTTGAAGATAGCGCGATATTGATGAACATAATTGCGGGAAAAGATGAAAATGATTCTACAACAGTTGACAGAAAAATCGATTTTACGCAATTCATAGGGAAAGAATTGCCAAGAATGAAAATCGCCGTTGCTAAACAATCTTTCAATGATGGGGTCGAAGAGGGCGTAAAAGGAAAGATTGATGAATTCATTAAATTCCTGGAGAGCTTAGGACATTTTGTTGATATGGTTGATTTGGACGAAATCAAATATTCGGTTGCAACTTATTACATAATAGCCCCTGCGGAGGTAAGTTCAAACCTGTCGAGGTTCGACGGGGTGAAATACGGTTTAAGGGTTTCAGCAGAAGGGTTAAGAGAGATGTACGAAAGAACGCGAGGGATAGGGTTTGGTGACGAGGTGAAAAGAAGGATACTAATAGGAACGTTCACACTTAGTGCTGCTTACTACGATGCGTATTTCGAAAAGGCTCAAAAAGTTAGAAGAAAAATATCGACGAAGCTCAACAGTGTCTTTGAGCAGTACGACTTCATCGTTACACCCACATCTCCTATCGTTGCTTTTAAAATAGGTTCTGTTAGTGACCCGCTTGTTTATTATATGATGGATATATTCACAATCCCTGCAAATCTTGCTGGATTACCAGCAATTAGTATTCCTTTTGGTAAAGTGGAGCATCTACCCGTTGGTATCCAAATAATGGGTCCGAGATTTTCTGATGCCAAGGTCTTAGGTTTTGCTGATTACATTGAAAGGCACTTAGGAGAAAAGGGAGCTTAG